A window of Otariodibacter oris genomic DNA:
CGTCCACCACCTTTTCCTCCAACCTCTTGAGCCATTAAACCAACAAGTTCTCCTGCATTAATCTTGCTAGTTAAATCAGATGTTACTCCTACAATCAGATTGACTTTCTCACCTGATTTTGTTGCAAAAGCTACAACCGCTGAACCCAATTGATTTTTTAAATCATCGACCATTGTTCTTAATGCTTTTGCATCAACATTGTCTAACTGTTTAACAATAACATTACAACCATTTATTTGTTTAGCTTGTTTCGCTAACTCACCACCAGCTTGTGAAGCCAATTTTTCTTTTAATTGTTGTAACTCTTTCTCCGCTTTTTTTGCTTTATCTTGCAACTGCTGTATTTTTTCAATCAGACTATGACTATCGGATTTAAGTAATTCAGCACTTTGGTCTAGAACTCTCTGTTGATTATGCAATAAAGCAATCGCAGCTTCGCCTGTTACTGCTTCAACCCGTCTAACACCTGCAGCAACAGCACCTTCTGAAGTGAATTTGAATAATCCAATTTCACCAGTTTGTTTTACATGAGTACCACCACATAATTCGATTGAAAATTCACTCATAGTGAGTACACGAACACGATCACCATATTTCTCACCAAATAATGCCATTGCCCCTTTCTGTTTTGCTTCTTCTAAATCCATTACTTCCGTTTTAACAACAATATTTTCACGGATTTTTTGATTAACAATGCGTTCGATTTCCTCTAAATCACCTTTAGCAATTGCTTCAGGTTGAGAAAAATCGAATCTCAACATATTTTCTGCAACTAAAGATCCTTTTTGAGCGACATGATCGCCAAGTACTTGACGCAGAGCAGCATGCAATAAATGGGTTGCACTATGGTTGAGTGTAATCGCTTTTCTTCTTTCTTGATCAACCTGAGCAAATACACTATCACCGACACTTAATGATCCAGAAACTAACTGACCAATGTGTCCAAACACTGCTCCATATTTCTGCGTATCTGTTACAGTAAAATTGCAAATATCTGATGAAATCTGACCGCTATCACCAATTTGCCCGCCAGACTCACCATAAAAAGCGGTCTGATCAAGTACGATGACTGCATTTTCACCCGATTGAATACTGTCAACAGACTTGCCATTAGTGAACAAGGCAACTACTTTTGCTTCTGTTTCTGTAACTTCGTATCCTTTGAATAGCGTTGTACCATCTACTTTGATCACATTACTGTAATCAACACCAAAATTACTGCTTGCTTGAGCTCTTGCTCTTTGAGCTTGCATTTCACGCTCAAAAGCATCTTCATCAATCGTAATATCACGCTCACGACAAACATCAGCCGTTAAATCTAATGGGAAACCATAGGTATCATAAAGTTTGAATGCTACTTCCCCTGAAAGCACTTTTCCATCAAGCTTAGATAGCGCATCTTCGAGTAAAGCCAATCCTCTTTCTAAGGTTCTCGCAAATTGTTCTTCTTCTGCTTTCAACGTTTTTGAAATAAGAGCTTGTTTTTCTGTGATGATTTCACCTGCTTGCCCCATTACTTCTGCTAATGTCGGTACTAATTTATAGAAGAAAGCTGATTTTGCGCCGAGAAGATTGCCATGTCTGACTGCTCGACGAATAATACGACGAAGGACATATCCACGACCTTCATTTGAAGGCACTACACCATCAGCAATTAAATAAGCACAAGAACGAATATGATCAGCGATAACTCTCAATGATTTATTATCCAAATCTTGTACATCTAAAAGTGTTGCAACAGATTTGATTAATGTTTGGAAAATATCGATCTCATAGTTGGAATTCACATGTTGTAATACTGCACTAATACGCTCTAATCCCATCCCCGTATCTACAGATGGTTTTGGCAATTTTTCCATGGTGCCATCTGCTTGGCGATTGAATTGCATAAACACCACATTCCAAATTTCGATATAGCGATCGCCATCTTCTTCTGGAGAACCTGGAGGACCTCCCCAAATATGATCACCATGATCATAGAAAATCTCTGTACAAGGTCCACAAGGGCCTGTATCACCCATTTGCCAAAAGTTGTCTGAGGCATAAGGTGCCCCTTTATTATCGCCAATGCGAATTATACGTTCTGCTGGGATTCCGACCTCTTTATTCCAAATATCATAGGCTTCATCATCAGTTTCATAGACTGTTACCCAAAGTTTTTCTTTAGGTAGACCTAACCACTCTGAAGATGTTAAAAATTCCCATGCATAAGAAATAGCATCTTTTTTGAAATAATCACCAAAGCTAAAATTACCCAACATTTCAAAGAAAGTATGATGACGCGCAGTGTAACCCACATTTTCTAAATCATTATGTTTACCACCAGCACGAACACAACGCTGAGAGCTTGTTGCTCGTGTATAGCTACGCTTGTCCACACCTAAAAAAACATCCTTGAACTGATTCATCCCCGCATTGGTGAATAGTAATGTAGGATCGTTTTCTGGAATTAAAGAACTGCTCGGAGCAATGGTATGCCCCTTACTGTTAAAGAAAGATAAAAAGGATTGTCTAATTTCTGAAGTTGTTTTCATTTAAATACTCTAAATAGATAAAATTATGTAGGTAATAATTTGTTTACCTAGCAGATATGTTGCTATTCTACACATTTTTTAAGGAGTTTTGCTATGAAATAGCGCAAAGAATTGGAAAATTTATACTAAAAATAACCGCTTGTTACATATTGTAATAACAAGCGGTCAGATTATTCTAATTTATTGCTCACTTGAAAGAGGAACAACTAACATATCTATCGCAATATTATTCATCACTTGACGAGTAGATGAAATAAACTTACTCCAAAAATCCTGATGATGTCCAGTTACTAATAAGTCTATATCATATTTCTTGACAGCATCTTCTAATACCTGACAAAAATCACCGCTACCATTTAGACGTTCAGAAACAGGATATCCCACTTTTTCAGCTAACGCATCTAACGCTTGAGTAGTTTCTTCAGTGACTGAATCTTGAACTGTGGACATATTTATATCAATTAATCCTGTGTAAAGATCAGAAAAATTTACATCAACATGAATTAAAGATAATTTTCCCCCTGATCTTTCTGCAATTTTTGCTCCTTTACGAATTAAAACTAAACTTTCTTCGGAAAGGTCTACCGCGACTAAAACATGTTTATACATAATAAACTCCTTCAGTAGTTAAACAATCTAGTGTATGGATGTTAGCACATTATATCTGGTGATTATTTGACAAAGTTCTCAAATTTTAAAAATTCTTTACAAAATAGCTATGATTTATTTTTATCGAATACTAACTTGATTAAATAATGTAAAAAATTCTGGAAAAGTTTTTGCCGTACAATTAGGATCTAAAATTGTTACTGGAGTATTTGATAAGGCTATAAGGGAAAAGCTCATTGCCATTCTATGATCATTGTAAGTTTCAATCTCCGCTAAACGAAACTGCGCTAAATCTAGTGGTTGAATTCTGATAAAATCTTTACCTTCTTCCACTTCTGCACCAACTTTACGTAGCTCTGTGGCCATAGCTGTTAAGCGATCAGTTTCTTTCACTCGCCAGTTATAAATATTACGAATCACAGTTTCTCTATCGGCAAACAAAGCAGTTGTGGCTATCGTCATTGCCGCATCAGGAATATGATTCATATCCATATCAATGCCATGAAGTTTATCCTTTTCCACTTGAATGTAATCATCTCCCCAAGTGACTTTTGCCCCCATTTTTGCTAATACATCAGCAAATAATCGATCACCTTGTATGGAATTTTTCCCAATTCCAGTCACTCTTACTTTACCCTTTATTGCGGCTGCCGCTAAAAAGTAAGAGGCAGAAGAGGCATCCCCCTCCACCAAGTATTGCTGAGGTGAACGATAAATCTGTCTGCCTTTGACAAAAAATTGTTGATAATTTTCATGGGAAACAGAAACGCCAAAATCAGACATCATTGCTAAAGTAATATCAATATAAGGCTTTGATACTAAATCCCCCACAACTTCTATGATCATATCATTTTCA
This region includes:
- the alaS gene encoding alanine--tRNA ligase: MKTTSEIRQSFLSFFNSKGHTIAPSSSLIPENDPTLLFTNAGMNQFKDVFLGVDKRSYTRATSSQRCVRAGGKHNDLENVGYTARHHTFFEMLGNFSFGDYFKKDAISYAWEFLTSSEWLGLPKEKLWVTVYETDDEAYDIWNKEVGIPAERIIRIGDNKGAPYASDNFWQMGDTGPCGPCTEIFYDHGDHIWGGPPGSPEEDGDRYIEIWNVVFMQFNRQADGTMEKLPKPSVDTGMGLERISAVLQHVNSNYEIDIFQTLIKSVATLLDVQDLDNKSLRVIADHIRSCAYLIADGVVPSNEGRGYVLRRIIRRAVRHGNLLGAKSAFFYKLVPTLAEVMGQAGEIITEKQALISKTLKAEEEQFARTLERGLALLEDALSKLDGKVLSGEVAFKLYDTYGFPLDLTADVCRERDITIDEDAFEREMQAQRARAQASSNFGVDYSNVIKVDGTTLFKGYEVTETEAKVVALFTNGKSVDSIQSGENAVIVLDQTAFYGESGGQIGDSGQISSDICNFTVTDTQKYGAVFGHIGQLVSGSLSVGDSVFAQVDQERRKAITLNHSATHLLHAALRQVLGDHVAQKGSLVAENMLRFDFSQPEAIAKGDLEEIERIVNQKIRENIVVKTEVMDLEEAKQKGAMALFGEKYGDRVRVLTMSEFSIELCGGTHVKQTGEIGLFKFTSEGAVAAGVRRVEAVTGEAAIALLHNQQRVLDQSAELLKSDSHSLIEKIQQLQDKAKKAEKELQQLKEKLASQAGGELAKQAKQINGCNVIVKQLDNVDAKALRTMVDDLKNQLGSAVVAFATKSGEKVNLIVGVTSDLTSKINAGELVGLMAQEVGGKGGGRPDMAMAGGSNPENIPQSLDFAMNWIQAKL
- a CDS encoding universal stress protein: MYKHVLVAVDLSEESLVLIRKGAKIAERSGGKLSLIHVDVNFSDLYTGLIDINMSTVQDSVTEETTQALDALAEKVGYPVSERLNGSGDFCQVLEDAVKKYDIDLLVTGHHQDFWSKFISSTRQVMNNIAIDMLVVPLSSEQ
- the aroA gene encoding 3-phosphoshikimate 1-carboxyvinyltransferase, with the protein product MEKLVLEPIEHIEGKINLPGSKSLSNRALLLAALAEGKTKVTNLLDSDDIRHMLNALKQLGVEYQLSEDRTICEVQGIGGAFNLQNGLALFLGNAGTAMRPLTAALCLKGKNEAEVVLTGEPRMKERPILHLVDALRQLGADINYLEKDGYPPIAIRNSGLRGEKVQIDGSISSQFLTALLMVAPLCENDMIIEVVGDLVSKPYIDITLAMMSDFGVSVSHENYQQFFVKGRQIYRSPQQYLVEGDASSASYFLAAAAIKGKVRVTGIGKNSIQGDRLFADVLAKMGAKVTWGDDYIQVEKDKLHGIDMDMNHIPDAAMTIATTALFADRETVIRNIYNWRVKETDRLTAMATELRKVGAEVEEGKDFIRIQPLDLAQFRLAEIETYNDHRMAMSFSLIALSNTPVTILDPNCTAKTFPEFFTLFNQVSIR